DNA sequence from the Kineococcus endophyticus genome:
CGCCCTCCGTCGACCGCTTCGGGTGGGTGTGGACCGCGCCGACCGCGGCCGGCCAGGCCCCCCTCGCCGTGCCCACCGCCGCCCCCGGCACGCCCGCGCAGACCGTGCAGACGCCCGCCGACGGCCTCGGCGGAGCCCTGGTGCGGTTGCGGGTGGCCCGGGACGGAGCCCGCCTGCTCGTCGTCGTCCGCGACACGGCCGGCGTGACGCACGTCCGCGTCCACGGCGTCGTGCGCGACGGCGAGGGGAAGCCGCTGCGCCTGGGCGCCGGATCGGCGGACCTGGCCCCCGGCGCCGGCGACGTCCTGGACGCCGGGTGGCTCGCCGACGACGGCGTCGCGGTGCTCGTGCGCGACGGGACGGGCCGGACGGCGCCCGTCGTCGCCCGGGTGTCGGGACCGAGCACGCGCCTGCCCGACGTCCCCGGGGCCGTCTCGCTGGCCGGCGGCTGGTCCGACCGCGACGTCGTCGTCGGGACGGCCGACGGGAAGCTGCTGTCCCGCAGCGGTGCCGACTGGATCGCGGTCGCGGACGGTCGGGACCCGGCCTACCCGGGGTGAGGACCGGGCGCCGCCTGTGGACGGCGCCCACCGCCCCCGTCCGTCCGCGCGCACGCTGTCCCCGTGCCCCGTCCCGCCCAGCGCGCCGTCCTCGCCCACGTCACCGCTCTCGCGGACCTCGAGGACCTCGCGGACCTCGTGTGGCCCGCCCACTGCGCCGGTTGTGCTCGCCCCGGCCCGGTCTGCTGCGGTCCCTGCGCCCGGGCCGTGCGCACGGGAGTCCTCACCGAGCTGCCCGACGGCACCCCCGTGCGCGGGTGCGCACGGCACGACGGCCCGGCCCGCCAGCTGCTGCTGGCCGTCAAGGAACGCCACCGGGCGCAGGCCCGACCGGTCCTGGCCGACGCCCTCGCCGCCCAGCTGCGCGAGCTCGTGCCCACCGGTCCGGTCCGGCTCGTGCCGGTGCCCACCCGGCGGGCCAGCCGCCGTTCCCGCGGGGGTGACCTGGTCGCCGACCTCGCCGCGCGCACGGCCCGTCGCCTCCGGGCCGGCGGCCGCGACGCCGGGGTCGACCGGTGCCTGCACCTGGTGCGGGCGGTGCGCGACCAGACAGACCTCGACGCCGCCGGACGGCGCGCCAACGTCCACGGCGCGTTCGCCCTGCGCGGGGGACCGCCCACCGGCCCGTGCGTCGTCCTCGACGACGTCGTCACGACGACGGCGACCGCCGGCGAGGCCGTCCGGGCGCTCCGCGCGGGCGGCGCCCGG
Encoded proteins:
- a CDS encoding ComF family protein, with the protein product MPRPAQRAVLAHVTALADLEDLADLVWPAHCAGCARPGPVCCGPCARAVRTGVLTELPDGTPVRGCARHDGPARQLLLAVKERHRAQARPVLADALAAQLRELVPTGPVRLVPVPTRRASRRSRGGDLVADLAARTARRLRAGGRDAGVDRCLHLVRAVRDQTDLDAAGRRANVHGAFALRGGPPTGPCVVLDDVVTTTATAGEAVRALRAGGARVDGVLTVTVA